In one Perca fluviatilis chromosome 7, GENO_Pfluv_1.0, whole genome shotgun sequence genomic region, the following are encoded:
- the pmvk gene encoding phosphomevalonate kinase isoform X1, protein MEGLGSGLGTRGLMEDPEPEPKLVLVFSGKRKSGKDYVTDLIHSRLGPDVCCVLRLSGPLKQQYAQEHGLDLDQLLGPGLYKEQFRADMILWGETRRRHDPGFFCRLATRGARQPVWVVSDARRLSDLRWFFSEFPRQTRSVQVQSSETTRTQRGWSFTAGVDDAESECGLDSGVEFDWIITNEADAPSLEEQLQPILKLAEEAAASSL, encoded by the exons ATGGAGGGTCTGGGTTCTGGTTTAGGGACCAGAGGACTGATGGAGGATCCAGAACCTGAACCCAAACTGGTTCTGGTCTTCAGCGGGAAACGGAAGTCCGGGAAGGATTACGTGACGGACCTGATTCACAGCCG tTTGGGACCAGATGTTTGCTGCGTCCTGCGTCTGTCTGGACCTCTGAAACAGCAGTATGCTCAG GAGCATGGTCTGGACCTGGACCAGCTGCTGGGACCTGGTCTCTATAAGGAGCAGTTTCGGGCCGATATGATTCTTTGGGGAGAAACTCGCCGACGCCACGACCCCGGATTCTTCTGTCGCCTAGCAACCAGAGGAGCACGGCAACCTGTCTGG gtgGTCAGCGATGCTCGCCGGCTGTCTGACCTGCGATGGTTCTTCTCCGAGTTTCCTCGACAGACTCGAAGTGTTCAAGTTCAAAGTTCAGAAACCACTCGGACACAGAGGGGGTGGAGCTTCACCGCAG gtgtGGATGATGCAGAGTCTGAGTGCGGCCTGGACAGCGGCGTGGAGTTTGATTGGATCATCACCAACGAGGCCGACGCCCCTTCACTAGAAGAGCAGCTGCAGCCAATCCTGAAGCTCGCCGAAGAAGCAGCAGCATCATCGCTGTGA
- the pmvk gene encoding phosphomevalonate kinase isoform X2, whose product MEDPEPEPKLVLVFSGKRKSGKDYVTDLIHSRLGPDVCCVLRLSGPLKQQYAQEHGLDLDQLLGPGLYKEQFRADMILWGETRRRHDPGFFCRLATRGARQPVWVVSDARRLSDLRWFFSEFPRQTRSVQVQSSETTRTQRGWSFTAGVDDAESECGLDSGVEFDWIITNEADAPSLEEQLQPILKLAEEAAASSL is encoded by the exons ATGGAGGATCCAGAACCTGAACCCAAACTGGTTCTGGTCTTCAGCGGGAAACGGAAGTCCGGGAAGGATTACGTGACGGACCTGATTCACAGCCG tTTGGGACCAGATGTTTGCTGCGTCCTGCGTCTGTCTGGACCTCTGAAACAGCAGTATGCTCAG GAGCATGGTCTGGACCTGGACCAGCTGCTGGGACCTGGTCTCTATAAGGAGCAGTTTCGGGCCGATATGATTCTTTGGGGAGAAACTCGCCGACGCCACGACCCCGGATTCTTCTGTCGCCTAGCAACCAGAGGAGCACGGCAACCTGTCTGG gtgGTCAGCGATGCTCGCCGGCTGTCTGACCTGCGATGGTTCTTCTCCGAGTTTCCTCGACAGACTCGAAGTGTTCAAGTTCAAAGTTCAGAAACCACTCGGACACAGAGGGGGTGGAGCTTCACCGCAG gtgtGGATGATGCAGAGTCTGAGTGCGGCCTGGACAGCGGCGTGGAGTTTGATTGGATCATCACCAACGAGGCCGACGCCCCTTCACTAGAAGAGCAGCTGCAGCCAATCCTGAAGCTCGCCGAAGAAGCAGCAGCATCATCGCTGTGA
- the decr1 gene encoding 2,4-dienoyl-CoA reductase, mitochondrial, which translates to MAAAVFGRRELLRSVKTSVNRSWFHSAGAVLQQSGSAPPQAGFFPPAEGAMLPTGSFNNRVAFITGGGTGLGRAMTTTLSQLGAQCVIASRKMDVLQQTAEEISSQTGNKVHAVQCDVKDPAAVSRCVDQMEALTGLPDVIINNAAGNFVCPSERLSPNGWKSITDIVLNGTAFITLELGKRLIHKQKGASFLAITTIYAESGSGFVVPSASAKAGVEALYKSLAAEWGRYGHRFNIIQPGPIRTKGAFSRLDPTGAFEKAMIDRIPTGRLGTPAEIANLAAYMSSDYATWMSGAVIRFDGGEYVSMAGEFNELRRVTPDQWKMMEAMIRSTKGS; encoded by the exons ATGGCGGCCGCCGTGTTCGGGAGGAGAGAACTTCTGAGATCAGTGAAGACTTCAGTAAACAGG TCCTGGTTCCACAGCGCGGGGGCAGTTCTGCAGCAGTCCGGTTCTGCCCCCCCCCAGGCGGGCTTCTTCCCGCCGGCGGAAGGTGCCATGCTGCCGACAGGAAGCTTCAACAACAGAGTGGCGTTCATCACTGGCGGCGGGACGGGACTGGGCCGAGCCATGACCACCACGCTGTCCCAGCTGGGGGCGCAGTGTGTCATCGCcagcag GAAGATGGACGTCTTGCAGCAAACAGCCGAGGAGATCAGCAGCCAGACGGGAAACAAG GTCCATGCAGTCCAGTGTGATGTCAAAGATCCCGCGGCTGTTTCTCGTTGTGTGGACCAGATGGAAGCTCTGACGGGACTTCCTGAT GTGATCATCAACAACGCGGCGGGAAACTTTGTATGTCCGTCAGAACGTTTGTCTCCAAACGGCTGGAAGAGCATCACGGACATCGTCCTGAACGGGACGGCCTTCATCACCCTGGAGCTGGGCAAGAGACTGATCCACAAACAGAAAG GTGCGTCCTTCCTGGCCATCACCACCATCTACGCCGAGTCTGGTTCTGGTTTCGTGGTGCCGAGTGCGTCGGCGAAGGCTGGAGTCGAGGCGCTCTACAA GTCTCTGGCTGCAGAGTGGGGGCGTTACGGACACAGGTTCAACATCATCCAGCCTGGACCAATCAGAACCAAG ggAGCGTTCAGCCGTCTGGACCCGACCGGAGCCTTTGAGAAAGCGATGATCGATCGGATCCCGACCGGCCGACTCGGAACACCGGCGGAGATCGCTAACCTGGCGGCGTACATGAGCAGCGACTACGCTACCTGGATGTCTGGAGCC GTGATCCGGTTCGATGGAGGAGAATACGTGTCGATGGCCGGAGAGTTTAACGAGCTGCGCAGG GTGACTCCAGATCAGTGGAAGATGATGGAGGCGATGATCAGGAGCACCAAAGGATCCTAA